The Candidatus Polarisedimenticolia bacterium sequence GAGCGACACCTGCGTCGGAGGGAACATCTCCGGACTGAACTTCAGCGGCACGAGCGACTACGTGACCATGGGATCGGCGGCCGGCGAGACCTCGCTGGGGGCGCGGAGCTTCACGCTCGAAGCCTGGATCCGCCGCGACGGCGCCACCTGGGGGGCCACCACGAGCACCGGCACGGGCGGCGTGACCGCCGTGCCGCTGGTGTCCAAGGGACGCGGGGAGGCGGAAGGGTCGAACGTCGACTGCAACTACTTCCTCGGGATCACGGCGGCAGGCAGGCCGGTGGCCGACTTCGAGCAGTTTGCCGCGGCCGGGGGCTGGAGCGCGGGGCAGAACCACCCTGCCTGCAGCTCCGCCAGCATCACCGATCAGAGCTGGCACCACGTGGCGGTCACCTACAGCACGGCCGCGGGATGGCACTTCTACATCGACGGCGTGGAGGGCACGACCGCCGACGGATCGAGCTGCACCACCTGCTCGCCCGCCGGATCCTGCCCGCAGAGCCCGGGAGTCGAACCCCGCTACGACAGCATCCAGCATTTCGGCCTGGGGACCGCCATGACATCGACGGGTGCGGCCGCCGGCTTCTTCGCCGGCGTCTTGGACGAGGTCCGCATCTGGAACCGTGCCTTGACGCCGTCGGAGATCCTGTCCGGTCGCGATCAGGAAATAGCGTCGGGGACCGGCTTGATCGGCCGCTGGGGGCTGAACGAGAACGGCGGCACCGTGGCGGGAGACTCGACGGTGCCGGCGCAGAACGGCACGCTGGTCAACAGCCCTGCCTGGAGCCCTGCCGACAAGGCTCCGATGGGCGCAGGATTGTGCCAGCACGCGGCGGCGAATCCCGGCGCCCTCTGCCGCGCCGCGGCCGGCGTCTGCGACGTGGCCGAGGTCTGCAACGGTTCGAGCGTCTTCTGTCCGGCCGACGGGAAGCAGCCCGACGGCATGTCGTGCTCCGATGCCAACCCCTGCAATGGGATGGAAACGTGCTGGACGGGGAGCTGCGCCGCCGGTACGCCACTTCCCGCTCCGGCGGAGGTCGCCAACCTGCGCTTCGATCCGGTCACTCTGCGCCTGGTCTGGGATCCGATCCTCGGGGGGGCGCTTCCGGTCACCTACGACGTCACGCGCGGTATGACCAGCCAGCCTCCGATCGGCGGCGCTCCAGGCGCGTCCTGCATGGGATCCGGGATGGGCGCGTCGGAGCTCGACGACGCGATGATGCCCTCGGAAGGGGAGAGCTATTGGTATCTCGTCCGGGGCCACGACCAGTGCGGTGTCGGCACCTGGGGAATGGGTTTCGAGGGTGCCGCGTCGACGTCGCGCCTGGTCGACGCCTGTCCCTGATGCCTGAATGATCTCCGGCGCGGCGGGCTCCCTTGCGGAAGCCCGCCGCGCCGGTTCTTCCCCTGGTCAGCCGCGGCGGCTTTCGGCACCCTGGGTCGACCTCGCGGCTGCGGCCTGCCCCGGCGGATCGCAGGGTAATCAACCCCGATCCTTCACGCGGGCACCCGGCACGCCTCTTGCCTGATCTCCCGACGGATGACGCAACTCGTCGAATTGCAGCGGATGTCGGCTGGATTTTTCGCGGCATCTGCCGCAACGACCGCAATCGCTGCGGTTTCTTGCGTGGGTCGCGCCGGAGAAGAGCTAGGCGTCGGGGGAGGGATCCCGCGGCGCTGGGGAGGAGACAGATGGACATCAAGATGAAGCCGAAGAC is a genomic window containing:
- a CDS encoding LamG-like jellyroll fold domain-containing protein — protein: NACTANLCSSGSCGASYVPTPGCCAEDVHCDDGNPATTDRCLAASCENAPPAPCTDAGQCDDANACTSDTCVGGNISGLNFSGTSDYVTMGSAAGETSLGARSFTLEAWIRRDGATWGATTSTGTGGVTAVPLVSKGRGEAEGSNVDCNYFLGITAAGRPVADFEQFAAAGGWSAGQNHPACSSASITDQSWHHVAVTYSTAAGWHFYIDGVEGTTADGSSCTTCSPAGSCPQSPGVEPRYDSIQHFGLGTAMTSTGAAAGFFAGVLDEVRIWNRALTPSEILSGRDQEIASGTGLIGRWGLNENGGTVAGDSTVPAQNGTLVNSPAWSPADKAPMGAGLCQHAAANPGALCRAAAGVCDVAEVCNGSSVFCPADGKQPDGMSCSDANPCNGMETCWTGSCAAGTPLPAPAEVANLRFDPVTLRLVWDPILGGALPVTYDVTRGMTSQPPIGGAPGASCMGSGMGASELDDAMMPSEGESYWYLVRGHDQCGVGTWGMGFEGAASTSRLVDACP